Sequence from the Orcinus orca chromosome 11, mOrcOrc1.1, whole genome shotgun sequence genome:
CGAGAGCCCCAGCCGCGCACGCTGACCTCGCCAGCCCACGGCGCGGTCCCTCGAAGCGCGTCCGCCTGGGCTGCCCTCAGCCGGAAGTCGGGTGGCGGAAACCGAGAATAGAGGCGACGCCCTTGCCCGAACCTAACATGGCCACTAAACCCCGGCTGCCGTCGCAGCGGGCGCCCTCTCTGACCGGAGTAAAGATGGCCGCCGCGGGCGGTGCAGGCGAGAGGCGGGCGCGAGGGGTGGGCTCGGGTCTCCACGCCCCCTGTGCCCAACCTTCCCGGCGGGACGCTGACCCGGGGCCTTCCTATTGGTCGCCTCTCGTGGCGAGCCCGGATTGGGCCACATGGGGACGGGGTGGGCCCAGCCGACCAATAGCGATGGAAGGGCTGGCGCGGGGCGGGGCCCCGGCCGGCGCCGTCAAGTAGCCCCGGGAACCGCCGGCTCTTCGGAGCCGGTGGGCGGCCGGAGGCCGGAGCGCGCGGCCGGTTCCCGCTGGACCTCGGCCAGTGCCCGTGCGGCCGCGTTCCGCAGCGCTGTCCACGTCGGCCAGCCATGCGCCCGCCGGCCCCGGCCGTGCTGGGGCTGCTGCTTCTGACGCTGCTGTCGCCCGGCGAGGCCACCAAGAAGCCGACGCCCTGCAAGCGATGCCGGGAGCTGGTGGACAAGTTCAACCAGGTGGGCCGATCACCCCGCGGGGACACGAGGCCAGGGGTCTGGCCGGGGTCGCCCCGCCGTGGACCAGGGTCACCCCACCATGGACTAGGGCTGTCCCGCCATCTACTGGGGTTACCCCCTCCGTGAACTGTGGTCACCACACCAGGGACCCAGGGTTGCCCCACCATGGACTGGGCCATCCCACCATGGATCTGGGGTCATTCCACCATGGACTGGGTCACCCCACCATGAACTGTGGTCACCCCACCATAGACCGGTCACCCCACCATGGACGGGGTGAGGCAGCAGTGCTGAGCTCTGTGCGGCCATCTCCCCGCAGGGAATGGTGGACACAGCAAAGAAGAACTTTGGTGGTGGAAACACGGCTTGGGAGGAAAAGACGCTGTCCAAGTATGAATTCAGGTGGGCGCCCTGCTCTTACTGGCCCAGCGCCTGCCTTTGGTGCCTGACGTGTTCCTGGGAGCGTTGACAGACACAGGGCGTCTCTTGGGGCTTGTCACCTGTCCTTGCCCGGGGCTGGCACGCTGGCTCCTGGCTGGCCTTTTGGCTCGCACACTTGTCCCACTCGCCCTCCACTCGGCAGACACGGTGGTTTCTTAAAAACATAGGTGGCGTAGATCcctcctgcccccccaccccgagcccCGGCCTCCTCCGGCCCCATTGCAGGGCTTCCCCTGGCACACCCCACACCCGAAGTCCCACCGTGAGGACGGACAGGCCTCCCTGACCAGCCCCACCCTCCATGTTTAGTTCTCTGCCTGGCACTGACTACCCCCGGCCCCGGTTGGGTGTTTGCTGAGGGTCTTTTTCCACTGAAGCGCCACTGTAGTCGTGGCCTGGCCGCAGGTGGGGCCTCGGGACATCCCTGGGGAGTGGACGCTGACCACTGAGGTGCCCCTTGCCCCGGCCTCGCCGTGCTGACAGCCTTGTGTTTCAGCGAGGTCCGCCTGCTGGAGATCATGGAGGGCCTGTGTGGGACCAGCGACTTCGAGTGCAACCAGCTGCTGGAGGAGCACGAGGGGCTCCTGGAGACCTGGTGGCTGCGGCTGTGAGTGCCTGCGTCCCCGGGGACCAGTGCCAGCGACTCCTGGCTTTTGAAATGATGTCAGGtttaaaaagctacaaaaataGTAGGGGTTTCTTCCGTACCCGTGTTCCCATCCTTTATCACCAAAGTGCGACCATCCAGACGAGGGTGTCAGCTGGAAGAGTCTTTTGGCGCCCAGACCCTCGTCTCCCAGATCCCACGATCCTCAGAAGCACGTTACATGTTcaactgtgtttctgttttgagGAAATCTGCCGCGTGAGATTTACTGAACACTCTTAAAAATCCTCAGGAAGAAGAAGTATCCTGACTTATTTGAATGGTTTTGTGTGGAAACACTGAAAGTTTGTTGTGCTCCAGGAACTTAcgggccagactgcctgggtgaGTTTTCTGCGGGGACTCGTGAGCGTCCTGTGTGTTTCCGGTTAGCCCTGTCGTGATTCCCGGCTGGGCAGGAGCTCGGGTGGGAACGTGGGCCCTGTGCAGCCTCCTCCCAGCTGCAGCGATCTTCGCCTCTGGGTGTCTGGTCCCAAGTATGCTCCTAATTCAGGGCTCCACAGACCCCTGGTCGCCCACCTGGGTGCCGCCCTCTGGGTGCGGGGAGGTGTCCATAAGCAGCGAAGCCCGTGTGAGAGGCCGGGGCCAGGGGCGTCCAGCCTCCGGGGGTGAAGAGACTGAGTGAAGCCATGGCCGCCGCCCAGGCGTCACCAGAATGTTCACGTGGATCAACTGGGCAAGGGGCATGATGCCGGCGCTCAGGCCCCACCCTGGCCGAGGCTGCCCCTGCCTGTCCCGCCGGTGTGGCGTCACAGCACGGGCCCTCACTGTCCCATCCTTGGCCCCGTGTCCCGCGTGAGGCGAGCTGACGCGTCCTGCAGACCCCTCGCCAGCGTGGGGCTCCTGCGCTCCCAGACAGAAGGGCTGAAGCGGGACGCAGAGAGCTGCCAGCGCGGGGCTCCTGCTCCCAGACAGAAGGGCTGAAGCGAGGGGTGCGCTCTGAGCGGGCTCGGGGTCCCCGCAGCGTGCCAGGGCGGGTCCGAGCGGCCTTGCAGCGGGAACGGTCACTGCAGCGGAGATGGCAGCAGACAGGGCGACGGGTCGTGCCAGTGCCACCTGGGGTACCGGGGACCGCTGTGCGCCGACTGCATGGACGGCTACTTCAACTCACTGAGGAATGAGACGCACAGCATCTGCTCAGGTACCCAGAGCTGCCTGTGTAGATGGGAGGGGGACCCGGTGACCGCTGACCCAGGCTTCTGGGAGCTGAGGGGGAAGGCGTGGGCCCTTGTACGACGTAAGAAGGGACATGACAGGACCAGCAGCCAGGAATGGTCTCGCTTCCTGTCTCCAAACAAGCTCCAGGAGGGACGTGTGAGTTGCTTACCCGCGATGTCCTTCTGGAGAAGGGCTCGGAGGGTGGACGTGTGAGTTGCTTACCCGCGATGTCCTTCTGGAGAAGGGCTCGGAGGGTGGACGTGTGAGTTGCTTACCCGCGATGTCCTTCTGGAGAAGGGCTCGGAGGGTGGACGTGTGAGTTGCTTACCCGCGATGTCCTTCTGGAGAAGGGCTCGGAGGGTGGACGTGTGAGTTGCTTACCCGCGATGTCCTTCTGGAGAAGGGCTCGGAGGGTGGACGTGTGAGTTGCTTACCCGCGATGTCCTTCTGGAGAAGGGCTCGGAGGGTGGACAGTGTGGCACCTCCAGCTGTGTGACGTCCACGCTGGTCCCGGGGCCCCGGACCTGCACCTGGGGTGTCTGGCCCAAGCTTGCTCTCCCCGCGGCTGTCCCAGCAGGAGGCTCGGGTGTCCTTGGGCGCAACTCGGGGATCAGAGGCTGGTGTCCCCGCTGTCACTCAGGCTTAGGGTCTCGGAGTGAGCAGAGGCAGGCCGAGTCTGGCCACGTCAGGGCACCAGCAGGGTGGGGAGGTGGCCCAGGTGAGAACCGGGACAGCGGAGGCCACGCAGTGTGACCTCCTGGCCCCAGGTCCCCGTGTAGAGGACGCGCCGTCTTGGTCACCCTGGTGTCGGGTAAGGTGGGCTCTCCCACCTGGGTCTTCAGAGGTGCCCTGGTTGTCGTTCTGGGCGCCCCCGTGAATTCTGAGATGGGCCGTCGGGTTGCACGGGTGGAGCCTTCTCGGCTGTGATGGGCATGCTTCTCCCTTCTGGTTGGGGAGGCCCATGCCCTGCTCGTGAGGCTGCGTCAGCCCAGGATGGCGTCCTCTGACGGGGTGTAGATGTGTAAGTCCAGGGAGGAAGCCATGAGGCGCACCCTGTCTCGATGTGTTTTCTCGTTGGTTGTCACTGATGTACAGGAAGACCTTTTGGGCGTCAGCAGTCGTGTTGAATTCTCCCGTCAGGGTTGGCGGTGAGGCTGCGCTCCCTTGGGCATCCCCGTGGAGAATGTGCTGGGTGCCTGGGAGGCCAGCCTCTCCGATTCCTACCCCCAGGCCTTTCCAGTCCACGCGTGTTGGCGGGCGGCATGCACACACCCAGCTGGGTGTGGGCTCCAGCATTTGGGAGGCTACCTCTGCCAGGTTACGAGCAATTCCTCTGGAGTCCTCGTTTGCTGAGAATTTTATCACCTCTGGGCGTGGAAATCCCCGTGTGTTCTCTTCTCTCGTTAAGTTCAGGGATGTTGTGAATCACACGAGTTTCTCTGTCGTTGAACGTATCTTGCTCCACTGGGATTTTTTGCTGGTTTGCGGTTTTTGTTTTCACCCTATGAATGTCAGCTCCTAATTTCCGAAACGCCCTTTGCATCGAGTTCACTCCTGAGACGGGATCCCCACGTACTGATGGCCATCCCACCTCTGCCTTCCAGCCTGTGACGAGTCCTGCAAGACGTGCACAGGCCCTACCAACAGAGACTGCGGCCAGTGCGAAGTGGGCTGGGCGCGGGAGGACGACACCTGCGTAGGTGAGGCTGGcggctgccctcccccaccccttccccctacTCTCTCGTGGCGTCTGCGCAGCCCCCAGCTACCCTCAGGacaccccactcctgccccctgccccctctgaCTCGTGGGGAAGTGGCCTCCGACGTTCCAGGCTGTATTGTAACAGCCACGGCGTGGAGGCTGGGCTTGCCTGCCTGTGGGCTGGTTGCTGTACATGAACCCTCTGTGGCCTGGACTCTGGGCTGGGAAGGTGGCCCCTGTCCCCCGTCCTTGCCATCAGGTGGCCCCGGTGGTCCTGTTGGCTCAGGGCCCAGGAGGGAAGCCTGGGACTTAGGCCCAATCGTGTGTTCTCGGGCCCTGGTTTCATAAAAGAGACAGACGTGGGGTGGGGGGCTCCGGCCGGCAAGTGGACACTGCAGGGCGTGGGCAGCCTCTGACTGTGGTGGACTCTGCACGGCCCCTCGGTCTGGAGGCCCTAGCCGTGGCGCGTGGCTCTCCCTGTCCACCGTGCCCAGCCAGCTGGGGCCCCGCCTGTTCCCGGGGTGTCTTCTCCTCGAGCTGCAGCCCTACAGCCCGGCCGCCAGCATCTCGGCCCTGCCCGAGTGCACGCAGGCCCAGGTGCTGGCGGGGGTggtgggttgggggtggtgggttgggggtgggtggcCGCCAGGCTGCCGGCCTCCCGCCAGGGCCTCGGTTTTGGTCTCGTTCTCACAGCTGCTCAGCTGCAGGCAGGTCGGGGGCCTCACGTCCCACATTGGACGGGGagggtgcccccccccccccggccccgccTTGGAGCTTCACCGAGGCCCCGGGGAAGCACTCACGGGTCAGCCGCTGGTCCCACCTGCACACGGAGGCCCCGAGGATGACTGACCGTGTGTCCCCCACGGCGGTCCCTCTGGCCAGCGGTCGGGGCGCGGCTGCCGCCCACAGCTGTGCCGTCCTCTCCAGATGTGGACGAATGTGCAGCAGAGCCGGCCCCCTGCGAGGAGCAGCAGTATTGCGAGAACCTCAACGGCTCGTTCGTGTGCCAGGGTGAGCGCGCCGCCCGGCCTGCCCGCTGCAGCACTCCTTCCCCCGAGATGCTTGTGGTGTGTCCGCAGGACCCCTGTATGCTCTGCCTACTTAAAACACTGAAGGTGGCAACACAAGTGATAGATGTTTCCTGAAGAAGAATCAGAGAATTCAGATAAGTTGAAAAGAGTTGACCAGCATCCAGTCCCTGGGGAGGGCCCCTGGCAGGCCGGTCGAAGCAGCGCTGGTCTGAGCGGCGCCTTGCTACCTGTCTGTTTTTCATTCAACGGTACCGTGACCGCCTTTGCACGTCACATTTCTGTACATAGTGGTAATTATTTTGGAGCACGCTGTTATTTCACAGTTTCTTCAACAATCTGTATCATTGAATATTTGTCATACACGGTTTCCCACAGTTACAAACTTTGAAGACCCCTGTAGGTAAAGCTTTTTacattcttcattattttctttggatgAGTTTCCGAGTTCGTCAGTTCAAGGGAATGTGGATTTTAGGGCCACCCAGCCCCCAAAAGGTTGAAAGGTGGTGCCGATTCCTCGCCTTCCCCCCTGCGTGCCCCCTCACCGTGTCCGCGGCCATGCCGTCCTGTCCCCATGTTTGTGGACACACAGCTTCAATGAGACGCCCCCAAAGCATCACACGTTCTCTGCCATTGTTGGCACCAAGCTCCTAGCAGTGTCACAGCTGGAGGCGGGTTTTGTTTGAGAGAAGACACTGCCCCCCATCCTTCCCGTGACAGAGGTCATGGAGGGGCCCCATGACTGCTGCTCCCGCAGCCCGGCCTGCACCGAGGTCCCTCAGCAACAAAGGACCAATGGTCAATCAGTCAATCGCAGCTAGTGCGCACTTTGCCTCAAGCGCACGCTGTCTGCTCCCCAACGCCCCCAGGATGGGGACACTGGGCTCTCCCGGCCGCAGAGCCTCCACCATCTCGTGTGTGGTTTCAGGTCACACTTTGCCCACAGGATGGGGGTCTCATGTCGTCATCTCCTCCCCTCTTGTTTCCAGAATGTGATTCCACCTGCGTGGGCTGCACAGGGAAGGGTCCTGGACAGTGTAAAGAGTGCCTCCCCGGCTACTCGAAAGAGAGCGGCCAGTGCGCAGGTCAGCGGGCGCATCTGCGTTCAACTCGGGGGCGGGAACCTTCCCAGAGGCCATGCGCGCTGGTGGGGACGGGACCCTGGGCTGCAGACGCTGATTCTCACGCGCCCATGGGGGTGGGGGCCGAGCAAGGGCCTGCAGGCTCCGTCTGGGCGTCCACCTCGACAGTCGAGCCCGGCTGGAATCCGGCTGGAGAACCACCGGGCTCCCGCCCTCACGTTTGCCTGGACCGTCTCTTCTTCCCGCCCCCGACGGCCTGGCTCTGGGGCTCCTGTTAAATCCTCCCCTCTGTCTCCTTTCTCTAATGGGATGGTTCCGTCTCTGCGCTTTCTGTGTGTGAGGGAATCATGACGTGTGCATCCCTCGATCCCCGGTGTGCATGTTTGCTGAACGAAGTCACCTGGTCAGTGGAATGTGTTTATTTAGACATTGACGAGTGCTCGCTGGCGGAGAAGCCCTGTCTGAGGAGGAACGAAAACTGCTACAACACACCCGGGAGCTTCGTCTGCGTGTGCCCCGAGGGCTTCGAGGAGGCCGAGGACATCTGTGTGCAGACGGGGCCGGTGGGGGCCGGTGAGTGACCGCTCACCCCACGGCCACCCTCTGCTCTCGGCCGCGGGGCCTCGGTGCGCTGCCACCTGTCCCCAAGTTAAGAAATTTACACAAAAAGTGGCCCTGGGATGATGGGAGCCGGGTTCCTGGAAGGCAAGAGCGTAAAGTCCTCTACGGGGACGAAGCCCCGGGGGACTCCCTCTTGTATGGACGGAGGGAGACGCAAAGGAAGGTCAGCAGACGGGCCGCCAGCTGAGCAGGCCCCGGGTCCGCCTGAGACAGACGTGCAGGGAGGCGGCGGGAGGGGCAGACGGCTCCACGGGGGCTCCTGGGAGCCGTTTCAAAGCGCCACAGACCCGGCGGCTTCAACCCCAGAGGCGCGTTGTCTCCCAGTCCTGGGGGCTGgatgtctgagatcaaggtgtcggcagggctgccTCCCCCTGAAGCCTGTCGGGGagcatccttcctgcctcttctggCTCTGGTGGCTGTCACTCTTTGCGTTCCTGGGCTGGCAGCTGcgtccctccagcctctgcctgttTGTCGCATGGCCttctccctggagcctgtgtccGAAGTTCCCTCTACTTACAGGGACACCAGCCATTGGGTCAGGGCCCACCCCAGTGAGTTCTTAACCTGCTCACCTGCAGGGACTCTATTTCCAAGTAGGGTCACGTTCACAGGCACCGGGGATTAGGATGCCAACCtgtcttttggggggacacagttcttCCCACAGTCATCTCATACAAGTTCTAGAACAACACGGAGAACGGGAAAGAAGCCACGTTAAAAAAGACAATGGCTCAGAGTTTTCCCAAAGCAGTAAGACTTGGGAGGTTCCAGAAGCTGCCTGGGTCCCGGCAGGATAAAGAGAAGCTAATCCACACGTAGACGCCCTGTAGGAGCCGAGGGGCCTGACGGTCAGCGAGGGCCGCGGAGGGGCCGCAGCCACGCACCGTCTGTCCCCACACGTCACGCAGGCTGTTGTCTCGTCCCAGCTGGTTCTGGGGGCACCCCATCGGCTCCCATCGCCCGTCTCTCCCCCAGTGGTGTGGCGGCTCTGGGGTGCCGTCGGGACACCCCAGCCGTGGGGTGCTTGGGGCTGCTGCATCCAGAGGGAGCCTGGCGCCACCCCACGGCCATGGGCAGCGTGTCCACGCGTTACCACGCCCCAGCGCCCGCCTCGTGGCCGCGTCCTCAGGACCTTTCGTGCTAGGATTTTACGGACCGATCTGTTTGTTTTCTGACAGAAGTCACGGAAGCAAGCCCAACACAGCCGCCGTCCCGTGAAGATTTATGATGTGCATCCACGTCAGAAGTCACACCCGCCCTTTAAATTATTCAGACTGTCGTCCTGGACGTGGCCCTTCGTGTCACACCGTCGCTCCAGGGGAAGCTGCTTTCATTGAAAGGGCTGATGCTTATTTGACCCTTAAAGCTGCATTTCTTGGTTGTTCTTAAACagatttgtatattttgataccgttctttataataaaattggCCACTGAAGGTAGCTGGGCAGACAACAGGTGTGCGTTTGTCTCCTTGGAAGCGTGTGGACCTTTAGAACGGAGTTTGCCCCGTCCTGCTGGAGTCCCCAGGCCTGCGGGGGTTTTTGAGGCAGCACAGCCAGGCTGTCCCCAAGGGGCTCCTGCCACCACCCCCCAGGCTTGCAAGCACCATCAGAACCTTAACTGGGTGAGTTTCAGGACCCCACCTTTGGGCCGCTAGAGTGTTGCCAGGGACCCTGGGGGCTAAGCTGGAGAAAAAGTCAGTCGTGAGCCCCAGGGCCAGGTCGTCACGTGGGAAGAAGGCTGCATGGACCCcccgcagcccagcccagcccgttCCCACCAGTCTGTGTGGCGGTCAGACCACGGCTTCCGCTCCAGCCCCCCAGGGCTGCCCCCCAGTGAATGCCCAGTGGCCACCACCCCACCCACTCCCCTCGCTCatgctcccccagcccctctggcCTCCTGTCCCCCCGCCCCAGCCAGGCCTCACGTCATCCCTGTAAATGTCTCCCACTGTCCTGGCGCCAGTGGCCATCCACCTGTCCCCGTGCTGCACCTGTGCTCTCCGAGCCCGAGCTGGGCCCTCTCACCTGGGCACTGGGACAGGGCACCTGCAGGTGGGACTCTGCCCCAGGGGTCCCTGCTGGGAAGGGGCGACCACAGAACCCAAGGGCCGCAGGCGCTGGCCCCACCCCGGTGCACCTCGGGCTCTCCCCGGTCTCTCGTCTCTGCCATGGCAGAGGTGGAGCTTCCAGTGCCaggcctgggggggggggggcccgaATCCCTAGAGGGGGCGTGGAGTCCAGTGGGCTCAGCAAGGCCAACGAGCAGCACGGGTTGCAGGCTGCTGTCGTCTGGTCCAGGCCTGGGGGGTCCACACTGGGGGATGGCCAGTCGTCAAGCTGCCACAGTCCTCTCGGAGATGGACATGGCGGTGCAGGCTGAGGGGCAGGGCACATGGGAGGGCGCGGCCACCAGCGGGGGTGATGGGGGTGACGGCTGCGTGTGGAGGGCAGCGAGGGGCCAGGCGGAGATGAGGGGACGGGGGTCCCTGGGGAGCCTGCAGTTTGGGGGCTTCCAGGAAGCCGTGTGGGCTGGGGCCCTGCGGATGGATGTCAGGTGGGTGTGGCCAGGTGCGGTGGAGGTGCTGACCAGTGGGTGGACGAGAAGAGGGAGGCTTCTGGCCTGGGGCGCCTCAGGGAGGCGCGGCTAGAAGGCTCCCAGGAGGTGGAGAGAGGGGAAGC
This genomic interval carries:
- the CRELD2 gene encoding protein disulfide isomerase CRELD2 isoform X1, which gives rise to MRPPAPAVLGLLLLTLLSPGEATKKPTPCKRCRELVDKFNQGMVDTAKKNFGGGNTAWEEKTLSKYEFSEVRLLEIMEGLCGTSDFECNQLLEEHEGLLETWWLRLKKKYPDLFEWFCVETLKVCCAPGTYGPDCLACQGGSERPCSGNGHCSGDGSRQGDGSCQCHLGYRGPLCADCMDGYFNSLRNETHSICSACDESCKTCTGPTNRDCGQCEVGWAREDDTCVAVGARLPPTAVPSSPDVDECAAEPAPCEEQQYCENLNGSFVCQECDSTCVGCTGKGPGQCKECLPGYSKESGQCADIDECSLAEKPCLRRNENCYNTPGSFVCVCPEGFEEAEDICVQTGPVGAEVTEASPTQPPSREDL
- the CRELD2 gene encoding protein disulfide isomerase CRELD2 isoform X2 is translated as MRPPAPAVLGLLLLTLLSPGEATKKPTPCKRCRELVDKFNQGMVDTAKKNFGGGNTAWEEKTLSKYEFSEVRLLEIMEGLCGTSDFECNQLLEEHEGLLETWWLRLKKKYPDLFEWFCVETLKVCCAPGTYGPDCLACQGGSERPCSGNGHCSGDGSRQGDGSCQCHLGYRGPLCADCMDGYFNSLRNETHSICSACDESCKTCTGPTNRDCGQCEVGWAREDDTCVDVDECAAEPAPCEEQQYCENLNGSFVCQECDSTCVGCTGKGPGQCKECLPGYSKESGQCADIDECSLAEKPCLRRNENCYNTPGSFVCVCPEGFEEAEDICVQTGPVGAEVTEASPTQPPSREDL